From Bacillus pumilus, one genomic window encodes:
- the trmFO gene encoding FADH(2)-oxidizing methylenetetrahydrofolate--tRNA-(uracil(54)-C(5))-methyltransferase TrmFO, which produces MSQFVNVIGAGLAGSEAAWQIAKRGIKVNLYEMRPVKQTPAHHTDKFAELVCSNSLRANALTNAVGVLKEEMRHLDSAIIAAADESSVPAGGALAVDRHEFAANVTDRVKNHPNVTVFQEEVQSIPEGPTIIATGPLTSEALSKELKSLTGEEYLYFYDAAAPILEKDSIDMDKVYLKSRYDKGEAAYLNCPMTEEEFDRFYEALISAETVPLKEFEKEIFFEGCMPIEVMAKRGKKTMLFGPMKPVGLEDPKTGKRPYAVVQLRQDDAAGTLYNIVGFQTHLKWGDQKEVFRLIPGLEEAEIVRYGVMHRNTFINSPSLLKPTYQFKNREDLFFAGQMTGVEGYVESAASGLVAGINAARFVKGEELVTLPEETAIGSMAYYITSTNKKSFQPMNANFGLLKDLGVRIKNKQERYAEYAKRAIETIQTISKSL; this is translated from the coding sequence ATGAGTCAATTTGTAAATGTGATCGGAGCAGGTTTAGCCGGAAGTGAAGCGGCATGGCAAATTGCCAAACGCGGAATTAAAGTCAACTTGTATGAAATGAGACCTGTCAAACAAACGCCAGCTCACCATACAGATAAATTTGCAGAGCTTGTATGCAGTAATTCACTGCGTGCCAACGCTTTGACGAATGCGGTCGGTGTATTAAAGGAAGAAATGCGTCATTTAGATTCAGCGATTATCGCAGCAGCAGACGAAAGCTCAGTCCCTGCTGGCGGAGCGCTTGCAGTAGATCGTCATGAATTTGCAGCAAACGTTACCGATCGCGTGAAAAATCATCCGAATGTGACGGTTTTTCAAGAAGAAGTGCAAAGCATTCCTGAAGGTCCGACAATTATTGCAACGGGCCCGCTTACATCTGAAGCACTTTCAAAAGAATTAAAATCGTTAACGGGTGAAGAGTATCTGTACTTCTACGATGCAGCGGCACCTATTCTAGAGAAAGATAGCATTGATATGGATAAGGTGTACTTGAAATCACGCTATGACAAAGGAGAAGCCGCTTATTTAAACTGTCCAATGACAGAAGAGGAATTTGATCGTTTTTATGAGGCGCTCATTTCTGCTGAAACTGTGCCATTAAAAGAGTTCGAAAAAGAAATCTTCTTTGAAGGCTGTATGCCAATTGAAGTCATGGCGAAAAGAGGAAAGAAAACGATGCTGTTTGGTCCGATGAAGCCAGTAGGACTTGAAGATCCGAAAACAGGAAAAAGACCTTACGCTGTTGTTCAATTAAGACAAGATGATGCAGCAGGTACTTTATATAACATCGTCGGCTTCCAGACACATCTGAAGTGGGGCGACCAAAAGGAAGTATTCCGCTTGATTCCAGGTCTTGAAGAAGCAGAAATCGTTCGATACGGCGTAATGCACCGCAATACATTTATTAACTCACCAAGTCTTTTAAAACCAACGTATCAGTTTAAAAATAGAGAGGATCTATTCTTTGCCGGACAAATGACAGGCGTTGAAGGCTATGTCGAGTCCGCAGCTTCCGGACTAGTGGCTGGAATTAACGCCGCTCGTTTTGTCAAAGGAGAAGAGCTTGTGACACTTCCGGAGGAAACGGCGATCGGCAGCATGGCTTATTACATCACATCGACAAACAAGAAAAGCTTCCAGCCGATGAATGCGAACTTTGGCTTGCTGAAAGATCTTGGTGTTCGGATTAAAAACAAACAAGAGCGTTATGCAGAGTACGCTAAGCGCGCAATCGAAACTATTCAAACTATTTCGAAATCTCTGTAG
- the xerC gene encoding tyrosine recombinase XerC translates to MTNKQRLVHLFIEYLQIEKNYSALTISGYTEAIEEFVRFMNIQGIDGFEEVSYQDTRIYLTEAYEKGLTRRTISKKVSALRSFYKFLLREQLVKENPFLLVSLPKQDKRIPSFLYEEELKELFTVSDVSTPLGQRNQAILELLYATGMRVSELCSLKESDLDLSLDTVLVHGKGSKQRYVPFGSYAHEALIIYLEDGRQKLEAKGNDRADAYVFLNQRGAPLTDRGVRFILTELMKKASGTLHIHPHMLRHTFATHLLNEGADLRSVQELLGHSNLSSTQVYTHVSKDSLRKTYMSHHPRAFKRS, encoded by the coding sequence ATGACGAATAAACAGCGTCTTGTCCACTTATTCATTGAATATCTGCAAATTGAAAAAAACTATTCTGCTTTAACAATCTCAGGATATACAGAAGCAATTGAAGAGTTTGTCAGATTTATGAACATTCAAGGAATAGACGGTTTTGAAGAGGTATCCTATCAAGATACGAGAATTTATTTAACAGAAGCTTATGAAAAAGGCCTGACAAGAAGAACGATTAGTAAGAAAGTCTCTGCGCTTCGCAGCTTTTATAAATTTCTATTAAGAGAACAGCTTGTGAAAGAAAATCCTTTTTTACTCGTTAGCTTACCAAAGCAGGATAAGCGAATTCCTTCATTTTTGTATGAAGAGGAACTTAAAGAGCTTTTTACAGTTTCTGATGTCAGCACACCGCTTGGGCAAAGAAACCAAGCGATTTTAGAACTTCTTTATGCAACAGGTATGAGGGTCAGTGAGTTATGTTCATTAAAAGAATCTGATCTTGATTTATCGTTGGATACAGTGCTTGTTCATGGGAAAGGCAGCAAGCAGCGGTATGTTCCTTTCGGTTCATATGCTCATGAAGCGCTCATCATTTATTTAGAGGATGGAAGGCAGAAGCTGGAAGCTAAGGGGAATGATCGTGCTGATGCATATGTGTTTTTGAATCAGCGCGGGGCGCCTCTTACAGACAGAGGCGTTCGATTCATTCTCACTGAATTAATGAAAAAGGCGTCAGGCACACTACATATCCATCCTCACATGTTAAGGCACACCTTTGCCACACACCTCTTAAATGAGGGGGCAGATTTGAGAAGTGTTCAAGAACTTCTCGGTCATTCGAATTTATCATCAACTCAGGTGTACACGCATGTATCAAAAGATTCTTTAAGGAAAACATACATGTCTCATCACCCAAGGGCTTTTAAACGATCCTAA
- the hslV gene encoding ATP-dependent protease subunit HslV produces the protein MSSFHATTIFAVQHKGKSAMAGDGQVTFGQAVVMKHTAKKVRRLFGGKVLAGFAGSVADAFTLFEKFETKLEEYGGNLKRAAVELAKEWRSDKMLRQLEAMLIVMNKDSILLVSGTGEVIEPDDGILAIGSGGNYALSAGRALKTHAGDHLTARDIAKAALETAGEICVYTNDQITLEELE, from the coding sequence ATGTCATCATTTCATGCAACAACCATCTTTGCCGTTCAACATAAAGGAAAAAGTGCGATGGCTGGAGACGGTCAAGTCACTTTCGGGCAGGCTGTCGTGATGAAACACACGGCAAAAAAAGTGCGCCGTCTTTTCGGAGGCAAGGTGCTTGCAGGTTTTGCAGGTTCAGTAGCAGATGCATTTACACTCTTTGAAAAGTTTGAAACGAAGCTTGAAGAATATGGTGGTAACTTAAAGCGGGCAGCCGTAGAACTAGCGAAAGAATGGCGAAGTGACAAGATGCTCAGACAGCTTGAGGCCATGCTGATCGTTATGAACAAAGACAGCATCCTGCTTGTCTCTGGGACAGGAGAGGTCATCGAACCAGATGACGGTATTTTGGCCATCGGCTCAGGCGGCAATTATGCGCTTAGCGCCGGGAGAGCACTCAAAACACATGCAGGTGATCACCTCACAGCGAGAGATATTGCAAAGGCTGCTCTTGAAACCGCCGGAGAAATCTGTGTCTACACGAACGATCAAATCACTTTAGAAGAGCTTGAATAG
- the hslU gene encoding HslU--HslV peptidase ATPase subunit, which produces MEKKPFTPREIVEKLDQYIIGQLDAKKAVAVALRNRYRRSLLHDKLKDEVVPKNILMIGPTGVGKTEIARRIAKISGAPFIKVEATKFTEVGYVGRDVESMVRDLVETAIRIVKEEKMKDVQEEAEKQANKRLVHLLVPGKKKSQSVKNPFEMLFGGSDEDDRDRDQSSEEVELESTRKRITHQLAMGELEDHYVTIEVEEQQPSMFDMLQGSGMEQMGMNMQDALGNLMPKKKKRRKLTVREARKALTAEEASKLIDMDEVSQEAVYKAEQQGIIFIDEIDKIAKSGGASSADVSREGVQRDILPIVEGSTVMTKYGAVKTDHVLFVAAGAFHMAKPSDLIPELQGRFPIRVELDKLSIEDFVKILTEPDNALLKQYKALLETEGISLEFSDDAIHKIAEVAYHVNQETDNIGARRLHTILEKLLEELSFEAPDITLETVTITPQYVEEKLGKIANNKDLSQFIL; this is translated from the coding sequence ATGGAGAAAAAGCCGTTCACCCCAAGAGAGATAGTTGAAAAGCTTGATCAATATATTATTGGTCAGCTTGATGCGAAAAAAGCAGTGGCGGTGGCTTTAAGAAACCGTTACAGAAGAAGCCTTTTACATGATAAGCTAAAGGATGAAGTCGTTCCGAAAAATATTTTAATGATCGGCCCAACAGGTGTGGGGAAAACAGAGATTGCCCGCAGAATTGCAAAAATTTCTGGTGCGCCTTTTATTAAAGTGGAAGCGACGAAGTTTACTGAAGTTGGTTATGTCGGCCGTGATGTAGAATCGATGGTCAGAGATCTAGTTGAGACAGCGATCAGAATTGTCAAAGAAGAAAAGATGAAAGACGTTCAAGAAGAAGCAGAAAAACAAGCAAATAAACGTCTTGTTCATTTACTTGTTCCTGGAAAGAAAAAAAGCCAGTCTGTGAAAAATCCTTTTGAGATGCTGTTTGGCGGTTCTGATGAAGATGACCGTGATCGAGATCAATCAAGTGAAGAAGTTGAACTTGAATCGACAAGAAAGCGAATCACTCATCAGCTGGCTATGGGAGAACTTGAAGATCATTACGTCACGATCGAAGTTGAAGAGCAGCAGCCATCCATGTTTGATATGCTTCAGGGCTCGGGTATGGAGCAAATGGGCATGAACATGCAGGATGCGCTCGGCAATCTCATGCCTAAAAAGAAAAAACGCAGAAAGCTGACCGTCAGAGAAGCAAGAAAGGCGTTAACTGCTGAGGAAGCTTCAAAACTGATTGACATGGATGAAGTCAGTCAGGAAGCCGTTTATAAAGCAGAACAGCAAGGGATTATTTTTATCGACGAAATCGACAAAATCGCCAAAAGCGGTGGTGCATCATCTGCAGATGTTTCTCGTGAAGGTGTTCAACGTGATATTTTACCGATTGTAGAAGGTTCAACTGTGATGACGAAATATGGGGCAGTAAAAACAGACCATGTGCTTTTTGTAGCAGCAGGTGCATTTCATATGGCGAAACCATCAGATTTGATTCCAGAGCTTCAAGGGCGCTTCCCAATCCGTGTAGAATTAGATAAATTAAGTATCGAAGACTTTGTGAAAATCTTAACGGAACCAGATAACGCATTATTAAAGCAATATAAAGCTTTACTTGAAACAGAAGGTATATCTCTTGAATTTTCTGACGATGCTATTCATAAGATTGCCGAAGTGGCTTATCATGTCAATCAGGAGACAGATAACATCGGTGCAAGAAGGCTTCATACCATACTTGAAAAGCTGCTTGAAGAGCTTTCATTTGAGGCGCCTGATATTACACTGGAGACAGTGACCATTACCCCTCAGTATGTAGAAGAGAAGCTAGGAAAGATTGCAAATAACAAAGACTTAAGTCAATTTATACTTTAA
- the codY gene encoding GTP-sensing pleiotropic transcriptional regulator CodY, which translates to MALLQKTRIINSMLQDSAGKPVNFKEMAETLRDVIDSNIFVLSRRGKLLGYSINQQIENPRMKKMLEDRQFPEEYTKSLFNIPETSSNLDINSEYTAFPIENRDLFESGLTTIVPIIGGGDRLGTLILSRLQDTFTDDDLILAEYGATVVGMEILREKGEEIEEEARSKAVVQMAISSLSYSELEAIEHIFEELDGNEGLLVASKIADRVGITRSVIVNALRKLESAGVIESRSLGMKGTYIKVLNNKFLIELENLKSH; encoded by the coding sequence ATGGCGTTACTACAAAAAACAAGGATTATTAACTCAATGCTGCAAGATTCAGCAGGGAAACCAGTTAATTTTAAAGAAATGGCGGAAACACTGAGAGATGTCATTGATTCAAACATTTTTGTGTTGAGTAGAAGAGGGAAGCTTCTAGGCTACTCGATCAACCAGCAGATTGAAAATCCGCGTATGAAGAAAATGCTTGAAGACCGTCAGTTCCCTGAAGAATATACAAAGAGTCTATTCAACATCCCTGAAACATCTTCAAACCTTGACATTAACAGTGAGTATACAGCTTTCCCAATTGAGAACCGTGATTTATTCGAATCAGGTTTGACAACCATTGTTCCAATTATCGGAGGAGGAGATCGTTTAGGAACGTTAATCCTGTCTCGTTTGCAAGATACATTCACTGATGATGATTTAATACTTGCTGAGTACGGAGCAACAGTTGTTGGAATGGAGATCCTTCGTGAAAAAGGAGAAGAAATCGAAGAAGAAGCAAGAAGTAAAGCGGTTGTTCAAATGGCGATTAGTTCTCTTTCATATAGTGAGCTTGAAGCCATTGAGCACATCTTTGAAGAACTTGATGGCAACGAAGGGCTCCTTGTGGCAAGTAAAATTGCTGACCGTGTAGGAATCACTCGTTCAGTGATCGTGAACGCCTTACGTAAGTTAGAAAGTGCAGGTGTCATCGAATCTCGTTCTCTTGGAATGAAGGGAACGTATATCAAAGTGTTAAACAACAAATTTTTAATTGAACTTGAAAATTTAAAATCTCATTAA
- the flgB gene encoding flagellar basal body rod protein FlgB has protein sequence MDIFSGTISNLENALGRANVKQKVISNNIANIDTPNYKSKNVAFHDMLNDASIKLDAKKTYQGHIDFSKTGSNYSVVSSNRTSYQENGNNVDIDQEMSELAKNQIQYNALVERMSGKFNSLKTVLTGGK, from the coding sequence TTGGATATATTTTCTGGAACGATAAGCAACCTTGAGAATGCCTTGGGCAGAGCGAATGTTAAGCAAAAAGTCATAAGCAATAATATCGCGAATATAGACACACCGAACTACAAGTCGAAAAACGTCGCTTTTCATGATATGCTAAACGATGCGTCGATCAAGTTAGATGCTAAAAAAACATACCAAGGTCACATTGATTTTTCTAAAACAGGGTCTAATTATTCAGTTGTTTCGAGCAACCGTACTTCATATCAAGAAAACGGAAATAATGTCGATATTGATCAAGAGATGAGTGAACTCGCTAAAAACCAAATTCAGTATAATGCGTTGGTTGAAAGAATGAGTGGAAAATTCAATTCTCTTAAAACAGTTTTGACAGGAGGTAAGTGA
- the flgC gene encoding flagellar basal body rod protein FlgC, giving the protein MSIFSGVNASASALTAQRLRMDVVSSNLANMDTTRAKQVDGNWEPYRRKLVTLQPSGESFSSILNSSMNSSGKLGNGVKATKITEDETPFNLQYDPTNPDANENGYVQTPNVDPLKEMVDLISSSRSYEANVTALNANKSMLMKALEIGK; this is encoded by the coding sequence ATGTCAATTTTTTCAGGAGTTAACGCTTCGGCCTCAGCATTAACAGCTCAGAGGCTCAGAATGGACGTTGTATCCTCTAACCTTGCAAATATGGATACAACAAGAGCGAAACAGGTTGATGGCAACTGGGAGCCTTATAGACGTAAGCTCGTCACATTACAGCCGTCAGGTGAATCGTTTTCATCTATATTGAACTCAAGCATGAATTCGAGCGGCAAATTAGGAAACGGCGTGAAAGCAACGAAGATTACAGAAGACGAAACTCCATTCAACCTTCAATATGATCCTACAAATCCCGATGCCAATGAAAATGGATATGTTCAAACACCTAATGTTGATCCATTAAAGGAAATGGTTGACCTCATCAGCAGCTCAAGGTCATATGAAGCAAACGTGACCGCACTAAATGCGAATAAAAGCATGTTGATGAAAGCTTTAGAAATAGGAAAGTAA
- the fliE gene encoding flagellar hook-basal body complex protein FliE: MVNAISPFQLQTAQQASELTNASSVQAAAPKSQTNFSDVLKNSIEALNQSQLKSDQYTNALAQGKDVNLDEVMIASQKASVTLTAATEFRNKAVEAYQEIMRMQM; this comes from the coding sequence TTGGTTAACGCAATATCTCCTTTCCAGCTTCAAACCGCTCAGCAAGCAAGTGAATTGACGAATGCATCGTCCGTTCAGGCGGCTGCACCTAAAAGTCAAACGAATTTCTCTGATGTGCTGAAGAATTCCATTGAGGCATTAAATCAATCACAGCTGAAATCAGACCAGTATACAAATGCTCTTGCACAAGGAAAAGATGTCAATCTCGATGAAGTCATGATTGCCTCGCAAAAAGCGAGTGTGACACTTACAGCTGCAACGGAGTTTCGAAATAAAGCAGTCGAAGCGTACCAAGAGATTATGAGAATGCAGATGTAG
- the fliF gene encoding flagellar basal-body MS-ring/collar protein FliF, which produces MNRTLMQLRTKTVEFWRNRSKLQKILMIGGVAALAIIITVVSIFASSEKMVPLFKDLSEAEAGQIKQELDGKNVKSELANNGTTILVPEKQADTLKVTLASEGLPKTGNIDYSFFANNSGFGLTDNEFDVLKVDATQTELSNLINTIDGIKDSKVMINLPKDSVFVGEEQSNASASIVLQVEPGYTLAPQQVKGLYHLISKSVPNLKTENIVIMDQDSNYYDLNSSSDSYASGMDAQQQKKEEIEKNLQRKIQQLLGTMMGQEKVAVSVTTDIDFTEEKRKEDLVEPVDKENMQGIAVSAEKIAETYSGNGAAAGGTAGTGDDDVTNYQGADGANGSGDYEKSEDRINYEVNRIHKDIKESPYKIRDVGIQALVEPPTANDVNSLTPERQDDIKKILSTIISTSIDKEYTNGQALTQADLDNKIVLSVSKLDGKQQTAAENPSNNIPIWVYIVGGVLLLAIIALIILLVRKRRKEEEEEFEFDERTPIHVPDIDTEPETEEMVRKNQLEKMAKEKPEDFAKLLRSWLSED; this is translated from the coding sequence ATGAATCGTACTTTAATGCAATTAAGAACAAAAACAGTTGAGTTTTGGCGAAATCGATCAAAATTACAAAAAATACTCATGATTGGCGGCGTTGCTGCCCTAGCAATCATTATTACGGTTGTTAGCATCTTTGCTTCTTCTGAAAAAATGGTTCCATTGTTTAAAGATTTGTCTGAGGCAGAAGCTGGACAAATCAAACAGGAACTGGATGGCAAAAACGTTAAATCGGAACTTGCGAATAATGGAACAACGATTCTCGTTCCAGAAAAGCAGGCCGACACTTTAAAAGTAACACTCGCATCTGAGGGTCTCCCTAAGACAGGGAATATTGATTATTCCTTCTTTGCGAACAATTCCGGCTTCGGTTTAACAGATAATGAATTTGATGTTCTGAAAGTAGACGCAACTCAGACAGAACTATCCAATCTAATCAACACGATTGATGGGATTAAAGATTCAAAAGTTATGATTAACCTGCCAAAAGATTCCGTTTTTGTTGGAGAAGAGCAAAGTAATGCATCAGCATCCATTGTGCTGCAAGTTGAGCCTGGCTACACGCTCGCGCCGCAGCAAGTAAAAGGCCTTTATCATCTTATTTCAAAAAGTGTGCCGAATTTAAAGACAGAAAACATTGTCATTATGGACCAAGATTCCAACTACTACGACTTAAACAGCAGTTCCGATTCCTATGCAAGTGGAATGGATGCACAGCAGCAGAAAAAAGAAGAGATTGAAAAGAACCTTCAAAGAAAAATTCAACAGCTGCTCGGAACAATGATGGGTCAAGAAAAAGTGGCTGTATCGGTCACAACAGACATTGATTTTACTGAAGAGAAAAGAAAAGAAGATCTTGTAGAACCAGTTGATAAAGAAAACATGCAAGGCATTGCTGTCAGTGCTGAAAAGATTGCTGAAACTTATTCAGGAAATGGTGCAGCAGCTGGAGGCACCGCTGGAACAGGCGACGATGATGTCACAAATTATCAAGGCGCCGATGGAGCGAACGGTAGCGGAGATTACGAAAAGAGCGAAGATCGTATCAACTATGAAGTCAACCGCATTCATAAAGATATCAAAGAGAGCCCTTATAAAATTAGAGATGTTGGCATTCAAGCATTGGTCGAACCACCAACGGCAAACGATGTGAACTCTTTAACACCTGAAAGGCAAGATGATATCAAAAAGATTCTTTCAACGATCATTAGCACTTCAATTGATAAAGAATACACAAATGGTCAAGCGCTCACTCAAGCGGACTTAGATAACAAAATTGTTTTATCTGTATCAAAATTAGACGGTAAACAGCAAACTGCAGCAGAAAACCCATCAAACAATATTCCAATCTGGGTTTATATTGTAGGCGGTGTGCTACTACTTGCAATTATCGCTCTCATTATTCTTCTTGTGCGTAAACGCAGAAAAGAAGAGGAAGAAGAGTTTGAGTTTGATGAACGTACACCAATCCATGTTCCTGATATCGACACTGAACCAGAAACAGAAGAAATGGTGAGAAAAAATCAGCTTGAAAAAATGGCAAAAGAAAAACCAGAAGACTTTGCTAAATTGCTACGCAGCTGGCTGTCCGAGGATTAG
- the fliG gene encoding flagellar motor switch protein FliG has product MSRKDPNRLTGRQKAAILMISLGLDVSASVYKHLSEDEIEKLTLEISNVRSVDTAKKDEIIEEFHSIAIAQDYISQGGLMYARQVLEKALGEDKADSILNRLTSSLQVKPFDFARKADPEQILNFIQHEHPQTIALILSYLDPVQAGQILSELGEEVQTEVARRIALMDRTSPEIINEVERILEQKLSSTFTQDYTQTGGVEAVVEVLNGVDRATEKTILDTLEIQDPELADEIKKRMFVFEDIVTLDSRAIQRVIRDVENDDLLLALKVASEEVKEIVFRNMSQRMVETFKEEMEFMGPVRLRDVEEAQTRIVSIVRRLEEAGEIVIARGGGDDIIV; this is encoded by the coding sequence ATGTCGAGAAAAGATCCAAATCGACTAACAGGCAGACAAAAAGCAGCAATCCTAATGATTTCCTTAGGGCTAGACGTGTCAGCATCTGTATACAAACATCTGTCTGAAGACGAAATAGAAAAATTAACATTAGAAATTTCCAATGTACGAAGTGTAGATACTGCTAAGAAAGATGAAATCATCGAAGAGTTTCACAGCATCGCCATCGCGCAGGACTACATATCACAAGGCGGTCTTATGTACGCAAGACAAGTGCTTGAAAAAGCGCTTGGTGAGGACAAAGCGGACAGCATCTTAAACCGATTAACATCCTCGCTTCAAGTGAAACCGTTTGATTTTGCTCGAAAGGCTGACCCAGAACAAATCTTAAACTTTATCCAGCATGAGCATCCACAAACCATCGCGCTCATCCTTTCCTACTTAGATCCAGTCCAAGCTGGGCAGATTTTATCTGAATTAGGTGAGGAAGTACAAACAGAGGTTGCGAGACGTATTGCTTTAATGGACCGCACATCTCCAGAGATCATCAATGAAGTGGAACGCATTCTTGAACAAAAGCTTTCTTCAACCTTTACGCAGGACTATACGCAAACGGGCGGGGTCGAAGCGGTTGTAGAAGTACTAAATGGTGTAGACCGTGCGACCGAGAAGACCATTTTAGACACACTTGAAATTCAAGATCCTGAGCTTGCTGATGAAATTAAGAAACGTATGTTTGTCTTTGAAGATATTGTCACTCTTGACAGTAGAGCGATTCAGCGTGTGATCAGAGATGTTGAAAATGATGACTTATTGCTCGCGCTCAAAGTGGCAAGCGAAGAGGTCAAAGAAATTGTCTTCCGCAACATGTCACAGCGAATGGTCGAAACGTTCAAAGAAGAAATGGAGTTTATGGGACCTGTCCGGCTTAGAGATGTCGAGGAAGCACAAACTCGTATTGTCAGCATCGTAAGACGACTCGAGGAAGCTGGAGAAATCGTCATAGCTCGAGGCGGAGGAGACGATATCATTGTCTAG
- the fliH gene encoding flagellar assembly protein FliH: MSRIIKHETSVIPEQGRQTIPLQQVEFKKEHHEEELVNETEASQLVLSDAEDQASRIVEQANSELEKTMAEINQRRAAFEEERMQLIEEAKQAGYQDGFQKGETDANMQYQSILDQANDIVSLAKQDYEEKIESSAEKIVELAFELAKRVWYSAEDTKDQFLALVKQVISEVKEYDDISIYVDPEHYDHVMEYKDELIRILQKDTHLAIYSDEKAPKGTCYVETSFGKVEASVDTQMNQLKEKLLEVIDSGDHK; encoded by the coding sequence TTGTCTAGGATTATCAAACATGAAACATCTGTTATTCCTGAGCAAGGCCGGCAAACGATTCCTTTGCAGCAAGTGGAGTTTAAAAAAGAACATCACGAAGAAGAGCTTGTCAATGAAACAGAAGCATCGCAGCTTGTACTAAGTGATGCTGAAGATCAAGCAAGCCGTATAGTAGAACAAGCAAATAGTGAGCTTGAAAAAACAATGGCTGAAATCAATCAGCGCCGCGCTGCTTTTGAAGAAGAAAGAATGCAGCTCATTGAAGAAGCGAAACAAGCAGGTTACCAAGATGGCTTCCAAAAGGGTGAAACAGATGCGAATATGCAGTACCAATCGATTCTTGATCAAGCGAATGACATTGTCAGTCTTGCCAAGCAGGATTACGAAGAAAAAATTGAAAGCTCCGCAGAAAAAATTGTGGAACTGGCTTTCGAACTCGCCAAACGCGTTTGGTACTCGGCTGAGGACACGAAAGATCAATTTTTGGCTCTCGTGAAGCAGGTCATTTCAGAAGTGAAAGAATATGACGATATTTCCATCTATGTTGACCCTGAACATTACGATCATGTGATGGAGTATAAAGACGAATTAATCAGAATCCTTCAAAAGGATACACACCTTGCCATTTACTCGGATGAAAAAGCGCCAAAAGGGACTTGTTACGTAGAAACAAGCTTTGGAAAAGTGGAAGCGAGTGTTGATACCCAAATGAATCAGTTGAAAGAAAAGTTACTAGAAGTCATTGATTCAGGTGATCACAAATGA